In the Corynebacterium jeikeium genome, GACCCGCAGGGTCAGGCCGTTGTCCGTGCGCTGGGTCGCATCGGTATCAGTGGGGTAGAGGACGTGCGCCAGGGGAAGCGCTTTGAACTGGAGGTCGGCGAGGGTGTCTCGCGCGAAGACCTGGAAAAGATCGCCTCCGACTTGCTGGCCAACACCGTGATCGAGGACTACGAGGTAGTCGTAGAGGGTGCAGAAGCCGTGGCAGGCGGCGCGGATGTGGAGGCAAAGTAAGTGACCAGCCGCATCGGAGTAATCACCTTCCCCGGCACCTTGGATGACGTCGATGCCGTGCGCGCCGTGCGCCTGGCGGGGGCGGAGCCGGTGGAGTTGTGGCACGCTGACGAAGATCTGAAGAACGTTGACGCTGTGGTTGTGCCCGGCGGTTTTTCCTACGGCGACTACCTGCGGGCCGGCGCCATCGCTTCCATCGCCCCGGCCATGAAGTCCGTAGTGGCTGCCGCGGAGCGGGGCACCCCCGTGCTGGGCATCTGCAATGGCTTCCAGATTCTGCAGGAAGCCGGCCTGCTGCCCGGCGCCCTGACTCGTAACGAGGGCCTGCACTTTGTGTGCCGCGATGTTTACCTAGAGGTCGAAAACACTTCCACCGCGTGGACCAACCAGTTCGCCGAGGGATCCAAGATCCTGGTGCCGTCTAAGCACGGCGAGGGGCGCTTCCAGGCCAGCGAGGAGACCCTGGAGCGCCTCGAAGGCGAAGGTCGCGTAGTGTTCCGCTACGCCGTGAACCACAACGGATCCCGCAACTCGATCGCCGGTGTGTGCAGCGAAAACGGCCGCGTAGTTGGCCTGATGCCACACCCAGAGCACGCAGTGGAAACGCTGACGGGCCCGTCCCTTGACGGACTGGGTCTGTTCCAGTCGGTCCTGTCCACGCTCGTTTCCTAAATTTTTCTTCTTACAAGGAGCACCCGATCCCCATGATTCACAACGACACGGTCGCCGACGCTAAGGCCAACCCGGATCTGGAGCAGCCGTACCACGAGCTGGGCCTGAAGGACGACGAGTACGCACGCATCAAGGAACTCCTGGGCCGTCGCCCTACCGATGCGGAACTGGCGATGTATTCCGTGATGTGGTCTGAGCACTGCTCGTACAAGTCCTCGAAGACGCACCTGCGCTACTTCGGCGAGACCACGACGGACGAGATGAAGTCCAAGATGCTCGCCGGTATCGGCGAGAACGCCGGCGTGATCGACATCGGCGATGGCCACGCCGTGACCTTCAAGGTCGAATCCCACAACCACCCGTCCTACGTGGAGCCCTACCAAGGCGCAGCGACCGGCGTGGGCGGCATCGTCCGCGACATCATGGCAATGGGCGCGCGCCCGGTGGCGGTGATGGATCAGCTGCGCTTCGGCCCGGCCGACCTGCCGGATACTCAGCGCGTGCTGCCCGGTGTGGTCGCGGGTGTGGGTGGTTACGGCAACTCTCTGGGGCTGCCGAACATCGGCGGTGAGACTGTTTTTGACGCCACCTACGCGGGTAACCCGCTGGTCAATGCACTGTGCGTGGGCACTTTGAAGACCGAAGATCTGAAGCTGGCCTTCGCCTCTGGCAAGGGCAACCGAGTGATCCTTTTCGGCTCCCGCACGGGCCTGGATGGCATCGGTGGCGTATCCGTGCTGGCCTCCGACACCTTCGAGGAAGGCGCGGAGCGCAAGCTGCCCGCCGTGCAGGTGGGCGACCCCTTCGCGGAGAAGGTACTGATTGAGTGCTGCCTGGACCTGTACCGCGCTGGCGTGGTCGTCGGCATTCAGGACCTCGGTGGCGCTGGTCTTTCCTGCGCCACTGCAGAGCTGGCTTCCGCCGGTGACGGCGGCATGCACATCAACCTGGACAATGTGCACCTGCGCGCTGAGGGCATGACCGCCGCGGAGATCTTGTCCTCCGAGTCGCAGGAGCGCATGTGCGCCGTGGTGGAGCCGGAGAACGTGGATGCGTTCATGGAAATCTGCCGCAAGTGGGACGTGCTGGCCTCCGACATCGGCTGCGTAACCGATGGCGAGCACCTCGTCATCGAGCACTGCGGCGAGATTGTGGTGGACGCTTCGGCACACACCATGGCCGAAGAAGGCCCGGTCTACGAGCGCCCCTACGAGCGCCCGGCGGAGCAGGACGAGCTGAACGAGCCCCGCGGCGTGGAGTTGCCGGAGACCTCCCAGGAGGTCCGTCAACAGATCCTGGACCTGGCGGCCTCCCCGGCGCTGTGCTCCCGCGAGTTCATCACCGAGCAGTACGACCGTTACGTGCGCGGCAACACCGTCGCGGCCAAGGACGCGGACGCGGGCGTGCTACGCATCGACGAGGAGACCGGTCGCGGCATCGCCGTTTCTACCGACGCCTCTGGCCGTTACACCCGCTTGGATCCCCGCACTGGCGCACAGCTGGCGCTGGCTGAGGCCTACCGCAACGTCTCCATCACGGGCTCCACCCCTGTGGCAGTCTCCAATTGCCTGAACTTCGGTTCCCCGGAAGACCCGGGCGTGATGTGGCAGTTCCGTGAGGCCGTGCATGGCCTCGCCGATGGCTGTAAGGAGATGGGCATCCCGGTTACCGGCGGTAACGTCTCCTTCTACAACCAGACCGGCGATACCGCTATTCTGCCGACCCCAGTCATCGCAGTGCTGGGCACCATCGACGACTGCGCCCACCGAATCCCACAGCAGCTGCCGAAGCCAGCTGCCGAGGGGGAGAAGCAGGAGGAGTACCACCTGGTTCTGGTGGGTGCGGAGACCCGCGAGGAGCTCGGCGGCTCCATTTGGCAGCAGGTCGTTCACGACGAACTGGCCGGCATGCCGCCGCAGGTGGATCTGTCCGTGGAGCAGCGCCTGGGTGCTTTCATCACCGATCAGCGCGACAAGATCGTCGCAGCCCACGACCTTTCCGAGGGCGGCCTGTCGCAGGCCGTCGTGGAGCTGGCAATCCAGTCCGGCCGCGGAGTAGCCATCAATCCGATGCTCAGTCAGCACGAGTCCGCCGTAGTGGAAGGCCGCACGCTGGCACAGCAGGCAGCGGTGGGGCTGTTCTCCGAGACCGCTTCTCGCGTGCTGCTGGCCGTAAGCAGCGAGGACTACGGCGACCTGATGCGCGCTCTGGCCGAGACCGGCCTGACCGGTGGCTGGATCGGCCTGACCGGCGTTAACGACGCGGCAGATCAGCCGGTCATTCGCTTCGGCTCCGGCGTATACCCGGCGCTTCCTTTCGGCGGGGAGGTCGAGCTCGACCCGGCCAAGGAACACGATGAAGACTTCGACGTCGTCATTGCCCTGGAAGCAGCCGAGAATGCGTGGAAGTCC is a window encoding:
- the purS gene encoding phosphoribosylformylglycinamidine synthase subunit PurS; the protein is MARVVVNVMPKKEILDPQGQAVVRALGRIGISGVEDVRQGKRFELEVGEGVSREDLEKIASDLLANTVIEDYEVVVEGAEAVAGGADVEAK
- the purQ gene encoding phosphoribosylformylglycinamidine synthase subunit PurQ — encoded protein: MTSRIGVITFPGTLDDVDAVRAVRLAGAEPVELWHADEDLKNVDAVVVPGGFSYGDYLRAGAIASIAPAMKSVVAAAERGTPVLGICNGFQILQEAGLLPGALTRNEGLHFVCRDVYLEVENTSTAWTNQFAEGSKILVPSKHGEGRFQASEETLERLEGEGRVVFRYAVNHNGSRNSIAGVCSENGRVVGLMPHPEHAVETLTGPSLDGLGLFQSVLSTLVS
- the purL gene encoding phosphoribosylformylglycinamidine synthase subunit PurL, whose translation is MIHNDTVADAKANPDLEQPYHELGLKDDEYARIKELLGRRPTDAELAMYSVMWSEHCSYKSSKTHLRYFGETTTDEMKSKMLAGIGENAGVIDIGDGHAVTFKVESHNHPSYVEPYQGAATGVGGIVRDIMAMGARPVAVMDQLRFGPADLPDTQRVLPGVVAGVGGYGNSLGLPNIGGETVFDATYAGNPLVNALCVGTLKTEDLKLAFASGKGNRVILFGSRTGLDGIGGVSVLASDTFEEGAERKLPAVQVGDPFAEKVLIECCLDLYRAGVVVGIQDLGGAGLSCATAELASAGDGGMHINLDNVHLRAEGMTAAEILSSESQERMCAVVEPENVDAFMEICRKWDVLASDIGCVTDGEHLVIEHCGEIVVDASAHTMAEEGPVYERPYERPAEQDELNEPRGVELPETSQEVRQQILDLAASPALCSREFITEQYDRYVRGNTVAAKDADAGVLRIDEETGRGIAVSTDASGRYTRLDPRTGAQLALAEAYRNVSITGSTPVAVSNCLNFGSPEDPGVMWQFREAVHGLADGCKEMGIPVTGGNVSFYNQTGDTAILPTPVIAVLGTIDDCAHRIPQQLPKPAAEGEKQEEYHLVLVGAETREELGGSIWQQVVHDELAGMPPQVDLSVEQRLGAFITDQRDKIVAAHDLSEGGLSQAVVELAIQSGRGVAINPMLSQHESAVVEGRTLAQQAAVGLFSETASRVLLAVSSEDYGDLMRALAETGLTGGWIGLTGVNDAADQPVIRFGSGVYPALPFGGEVELDPAKEHDEDFDVVIALEAAENAWKSTLPALFSHAAGNNSVI